A single genomic interval of Crocosphaera sp. UHCC 0190 harbors:
- a CDS encoding DUF6671 family protein encodes MQQESIRYWFNNRNLIVATMHQKEKVIAPILEAELGVNIQVPEQFNTDKFGTFTRDIQRLGTQIEAARYKAQKALEMTGETLAIASEGSFIPHPAFPFVSCDREIVLLLDLEHNLEIIGQELSLETNHAHQKIKSVREALEFAEKVGFPEHGLVVMLTSDTTEKQHIYKGITVQNQLIEIVENALKESQNKTVHIETDMRAMVNPKRMKVIEQATKNLVKTIYQQCPKCACPGFNIKDSKPGLPCGLCSFPTESILLHIYHCQRCNFVEEKLFPNGIKTADPTYCQYCNP; translated from the coding sequence ATGCAGCAAGAGTCCATTAGATATTGGTTTAATAATCGCAATTTAATTGTAGCAACAATGCACCAAAAAGAAAAGGTGATTGCTCCTATTCTTGAAGCAGAATTAGGGGTTAATATTCAAGTACCTGAGCAGTTTAATACCGATAAATTTGGTACATTTACCCGCGATATTCAACGGTTAGGGACACAAATTGAAGCCGCAAGATATAAAGCACAAAAAGCCTTAGAAATGACAGGAGAAACCTTAGCTATCGCCAGTGAAGGCAGTTTTATACCTCATCCTGCTTTTCCTTTTGTTTCCTGCGATCGAGAAATTGTTTTATTATTAGATTTAGAGCATAATTTAGAGATTATTGGACAAGAATTATCCTTAGAAACTAATCATGCTCATCAAAAAATAAAAAGTGTACGAGAAGCCTTAGAATTTGCCGAAAAAGTAGGTTTTCCTGAACATGGTTTAGTGGTGATGTTAACTTCTGATACTACCGAAAAACAACATATTTATAAAGGAATTACTGTTCAAAATCAATTAATTGAGATTGTAGAAAATGCTTTGAAAGAATCACAAAATAAAACTGTTCATATTGAAACAGATATGCGAGCAATGGTTAACCCAAAACGCATGAAAGTGATTGAACAAGCAACCAAAAATTTGGTAAAAACTATTTATCAACAATGTCCTAAATGTGCTTGTCCTGGGTTTAATATTAAAGACAGTAAACCAGGTTTACCCTGTGGTTTATGTTCCTTTCCAACAGAATCAATTTTATTACATATTTATCATTGTCAACGGTGTAATTTTGTAGAAGAAAAATTGTTTCCTAATGGGATAAAAACGGCTGATCCCACTTATTGTCAATATTGTAATCCTTAG
- a CDS encoding glycosyltransferase family 2 protein, with translation MKLIIQIPCYNEEATLGLTLSELPRQIPGIDQVEWLIINDGSLDQTVAVAKACGVDHIVNFDHNQGLAKGFMAGIEACLKQGADIIVNTDADNQYCAADIPKLVEPILRGEAEIVIGSRPIQDIKHFSPAKKFLQKLGSWVVRIASNTNIPDAPSGFRAISRNAALQMNVFSEYTYTLETIIQAGQKGMLITSVPIRTNEFLRPSRLVKSIPAYIRRSILTIVRIFMAYKPLRFFTILGSFPFSVGFLLCLRWLLLYLGVFGNSPEKARVPSLILAAILILIGFQLWMFGLIADLMAVNRKLLEDIQLRLRRQDLNK, from the coding sequence ATGAAACTAATTATTCAAATTCCTTGTTATAACGAAGAAGCAACCCTCGGATTAACCTTATCTGAATTGCCTCGTCAAATACCAGGGATTGACCAGGTAGAATGGTTAATTATTAATGATGGTAGTCTCGATCAAACTGTTGCAGTGGCCAAAGCTTGTGGGGTTGATCATATCGTTAATTTTGACCATAATCAAGGGTTAGCTAAGGGGTTTATGGCGGGTATTGAAGCTTGTTTAAAACAAGGGGCCGATATTATTGTCAATACGGATGCAGATAATCAATATTGTGCCGCAGATATTCCTAAATTAGTTGAACCTATCTTAAGGGGAGAGGCAGAAATTGTCATTGGTTCCCGTCCAATTCAAGATATTAAACATTTTTCTCCCGCGAAAAAGTTTCTGCAAAAATTGGGCAGTTGGGTAGTAAGAATTGCCAGTAATACTAATATTCCTGATGCACCGAGTGGGTTTCGTGCCATCAGTCGTAATGCAGCTTTACAAATGAATGTTTTTAGTGAATATACTTATACATTAGAAACAATTATTCAAGCGGGACAAAAGGGAATGTTAATTACTTCGGTTCCCATTCGTACTAATGAATTTTTACGCCCCTCTCGCTTGGTTAAAAGTATTCCTGCTTATATTCGTCGCTCAATTTTAACCATTGTTCGCATTTTTATGGCCTATAAACCTCTCCGGTTTTTTACTATTCTGGGGAGTTTTCCCTTTAGTGTTGGCTTTTTACTTTGTTTACGTTGGTTATTATTATATTTGGGGGTGTTTGGTAATAGTCCTGAAAAAGCAAGGGTTCCTAGTTTGATTTTAGCGGCTATTTTAATCCTAATTGGTTTTCAATTATGGATGTTTGGCTTAATTGCTGATTTAATGGCAGTCAATCGTAAATTGTTAGAAGATATTCAGTTAAGATTACGTCGTCAAGATTTGAATAAATAA
- a CDS encoding DUF3007 family protein: MRRIDVIAISLGIFVAGGVIYLFFQAVGLDNLSAGIWSQALLVAGVLGWTLTYLFRVMTKNMTYNQQLKDYEDAVLQKRLDEMTPEELEKLQKEIEQEQ, encoded by the coding sequence ATGAGACGTATTGATGTCATTGCCATTAGTTTAGGGATATTCGTGGCAGGAGGGGTCATTTACCTGTTTTTTCAAGCAGTCGGACTTGATAACCTCTCCGCAGGTATCTGGAGTCAAGCATTATTAGTCGCAGGTGTTCTTGGTTGGACGCTTACCTATCTATTTCGGGTAATGACTAAAAATATGACTTACAATCAACAACTGAAAGACTATGAAGATGCAGTCCTGCAAAAACGACTCGATGAAATGACCCCCGAAGAACTGGAAAAACTGCAAAAAGAGATCGAACAAGAACAATAA
- a CDS encoding ABC transporter substrate-binding protein: MINGFSWPWKRLRLRQIGTFITLFSLCFVLTVACNQQQNTTPPPTSQTKSDRITIGTISQPRTIDPADSYEMAGLMVIYNLSDTLYTYELGTTNLKPQLATEMPKVSADGLTYTIPLKQGVTFHDGTPFNAEAMAFSLERFMKNGGKPSFLLADTIDTVKATGDSELTITLKEPFSAFPALLAFPGACAVSPQAYEIGQGKFKPDNLIGTGPYKLTKFSSDSVQLEAFENYWGEKPKNKGVDLQIYPTNPANLFNAFRTQAVDVAYQSLTAEQIEQLQKDATAGKGQVIETPGTATAFMSLNVNAEFVKQKPVRQAIASVMDRKLLNDRILKGQGEPLYSLIPTTFEASKPVFKDRYGDNNKEEAQKLLKDAGFSAQNPATVEIWHTSGSVNASQVAAILKNLADRDLGGMLKFEPNSIASAAFFKNLSQGLYQSTLSNWYPDFLDADNYIYPFLDCAKGSSEKGCTEGGSQAQGSFYYNEQINQLIAQQRQESDPQKRQKIFAEIQTILAEDVPYIPLWQTKEYAFAQNGVNGVTINPSQTFPFWTINRPTQP, from the coding sequence ATGATTAACGGGTTTTCTTGGCCTTGGAAACGATTAAGATTACGTCAGATAGGAACTTTTATCACACTGTTTAGCCTTTGTTTTGTGCTAACGGTTGCTTGTAACCAACAACAAAACACAACCCCACCCCCCACCTCTCAGACGAAAAGCGATCGCATTACCATTGGCACAATTTCCCAACCCCGTACCATTGACCCCGCCGATAGCTACGAAATGGCGGGACTTATGGTAATTTATAATCTCAGTGATACCCTCTACACCTACGAACTGGGAACCACCAATTTAAAGCCCCAATTAGCCACAGAAATGCCTAAAGTGAGTGCGGATGGGCTAACCTATACCATTCCCCTCAAACAAGGTGTTACCTTTCATGATGGAACCCCTTTTAATGCCGAGGCCATGGCCTTTTCTTTAGAACGGTTTATGAAAAATGGGGGTAAACCTTCCTTCCTGTTAGCTGACACTATCGACACAGTAAAGGCGACAGGAGACTCTGAACTGACTATTACCCTAAAAGAACCTTTCTCCGCTTTCCCTGCCCTTCTAGCCTTTCCTGGTGCTTGTGCCGTGTCTCCTCAAGCTTATGAGATAGGCCAAGGCAAGTTTAAACCCGATAATCTCATTGGTACTGGCCCTTATAAGTTAACTAAATTTAGCAGTGATTCCGTTCAATTAGAGGCTTTTGAGAACTATTGGGGAGAAAAACCGAAAAATAAAGGAGTTGACCTCCAAATTTATCCTACTAACCCCGCTAACCTCTTCAATGCCTTTCGCACTCAAGCTGTTGATGTGGCCTATCAATCTTTAACTGCTGAACAAATAGAACAGTTACAGAAAGACGCAACCGCAGGGAAAGGACAAGTGATCGAAACCCCAGGAACGGCTACTGCTTTTATGTCCTTAAATGTTAATGCAGAATTTGTCAAACAAAAACCCGTCCGTCAAGCGATCGCCTCTGTTATGGATCGTAAATTACTCAATGATCGTATTTTAAAAGGTCAAGGCGAACCCTTATATAGTCTGATTCCTACGACTTTTGAAGCATCTAAACCCGTCTTTAAAGATCGTTATGGGGATAACAACAAAGAAGAAGCCCAAAAGTTGCTTAAAGATGCCGGGTTTTCCGCCCAAAATCCCGCTACCGTTGAAATTTGGCACACTTCCGGTTCCGTTAATGCTAGTCAAGTGGCCGCCATTCTCAAAAATTTAGCTGATCGAGATTTGGGGGGAATGTTGAAATTTGAACCCAATAGTATTGCCTCAGCAGCCTTCTTTAAAAATTTGAGCCAAGGCTTATATCAATCAACCCTTTCTAACTGGTATCCCGACTTTTTAGATGCAGATAATTATATTTATCCCTTCCTAGACTGTGCCAAAGGTTCCTCGGAAAAAGGTTGCACTGAAGGGGGTTCCCAAGCCCAAGGTTCTTTTTATTACAATGAACAAATTAATCAATTAATTGCTCAACAACGCCAAGAATCCGATCCCCAAAAACGCCAGAAAATCTTCGCAGAAATCCAAACAATTCTCGCTGAAGATGTCCCCTATATTCCCCTCTGGCAAACCAAAGAATATGCGTTTGCCCAAAATGGAGTCAATGGCGTTACTATTAACCCTAGTCAAACTTTTCCTTTTTGGACAATTAATCGTCCTACTCAACCTTGA
- the ndhL gene encoding NAD(P)H-quinone oxidoreductase subunit L yields the protein MDITALLSQDTLLVALLYLSLSVLYLLVMPGLVYFYLNSRWYVVSSFERAFMYFLMFFFFPGMLLLSPFLNFRPKRRQLNP from the coding sequence ATGGACATCACCGCCTTACTTTCCCAAGACACCCTCTTAGTTGCCCTCCTCTACCTAAGTTTAAGTGTTCTCTACTTGCTGGTAATGCCTGGATTAGTTTATTTTTACCTCAATAGTCGCTGGTATGTGGTTAGTTCCTTTGAACGGGCCTTTATGTACTTCCTGATGTTCTTCTTCTTCCCTGGAATGCTTCTATTAAGTCCATTTTTGAATTTTCGCCCCAAACGTCGTCAATTAAACCCCTAA
- a CDS encoding GTPase has translation MTANSTFKAAAIAHHFETTITKFRDLLNTTNQVEIKQKLDQELKQHQEQSFLTVAFVGQYSAGKSTIISALTGRRDIKIDADIATDKTTSYDWNGIKVIDTPGLFTDRKDHDQITYEAIHKADLLIFCLTYMLFDSITVENFKKLAYDQGYAWKMMLVINKMSDEAGDEQEKITNYSQSLAEALKPNSLDKFPVCFIDAKDYCDGIDEKDDLSLEISRFSTFIDQLNNFVQDKGSLARFDTPVRISLSYVDELQLQLMRDSDEDSAFFQILDQLSRKVGKERNNLRTQVQSIILRLTSVICTEGNNLAAAVGDENFETLNLQAELNVQKYYEKAESELQETFENAIQEIRDAVKELLESDLAQTFFTYLENTFSLNQKNPNNGINVQQLKNQFKGLEIIAITAGIKLSQMATRSFMNTAKSGFLRGIDVAGGELHQGVLAVGKFVGFKFKPWQAVGVAKNIGNAAKFLGPVLGIVALGMDVLEMQQEMQREKQMSDYRREITSTFQSVAKDLEHQIQNQLHEFEQQVYHEIEKQINQVRQQQEEAVSTSNVNVKQLTAIRQEFNSILQEISDTVS, from the coding sequence ATGACTGCTAATTCAACTTTTAAAGCTGCTGCGATCGCTCATCATTTTGAGACAACAATCACTAAATTTCGTGACCTCTTAAATACTACAAATCAAGTAGAAATCAAACAAAAACTTGATCAAGAATTAAAACAACATCAAGAACAAAGTTTTCTAACTGTTGCTTTTGTGGGACAATATAGCGCAGGTAAATCTACCATTATTTCTGCATTGACGGGACGACGAGACATTAAAATTGATGCTGATATTGCTACAGATAAAACCACATCCTATGATTGGAATGGGATTAAAGTAATTGATACTCCTGGACTTTTTACAGACCGCAAAGATCACGATCAAATTACTTATGAAGCTATTCATAAAGCAGATTTATTGATTTTTTGCCTCACTTATATGCTGTTTGATTCTATCACAGTAGAAAACTTTAAAAAATTAGCTTATGATCAAGGATATGCGTGGAAAATGATGCTTGTCATCAATAAAATGTCAGATGAAGCAGGAGACGAACAAGAAAAAATAACCAACTATAGTCAAAGTTTAGCAGAAGCATTGAAACCCAATTCCCTTGATAAGTTTCCTGTCTGTTTTATTGATGCAAAAGACTATTGTGATGGAATTGATGAAAAAGATGATTTGAGTTTAGAAATTAGTCGTTTTTCTACCTTTATTGATCAATTAAATAACTTTGTACAAGATAAAGGTTCCCTTGCTCGTTTTGATACCCCCGTCAGAATTTCTCTTAGTTATGTTGATGAACTACAATTACAGTTAATGCGAGACTCTGATGAAGATTCTGCCTTTTTTCAAATTCTTGATCAATTATCTCGTAAAGTTGGCAAAGAGCGCAATAATTTACGCACTCAAGTACAAAGTATTATTCTAAGACTGACATCAGTGATTTGTACTGAAGGCAATAACTTAGCAGCCGCAGTTGGAGATGAAAATTTTGAAACTTTAAACTTACAAGCTGAATTAAATGTTCAGAAATACTACGAAAAAGCAGAAAGTGAATTACAAGAAACTTTTGAGAATGCCATTCAAGAAATTCGTGATGCAGTCAAGGAACTATTAGAATCTGACTTAGCTCAAACCTTTTTTACTTACCTCGAAAATACTTTCTCTCTCAATCAAAAAAATCCTAATAATGGGATTAATGTTCAACAACTCAAAAATCAATTCAAGGGTCTAGAAATAATTGCCATAACCGCAGGAATTAAACTCTCACAAATGGCAACTCGAAGCTTTATGAATACTGCTAAGTCAGGATTCCTTCGTGGAATAGATGTAGCAGGAGGTGAACTACATCAAGGAGTTTTAGCCGTCGGAAAATTTGTCGGATTTAAGTTTAAACCTTGGCAAGCTGTGGGGGTTGCCAAAAATATTGGCAATGCTGCTAAATTTCTTGGCCCAGTTTTAGGAATTGTTGCTTTAGGAATGGATGTCTTAGAAATGCAGCAAGAAATGCAACGAGAAAAACAAATGTCTGATTATCGTCGTGAGATTACCAGTACCTTTCAATCTGTTGCTAAAGACTTAGAACATCAAATCCAAAACCAACTCCATGAATTTGAGCAACAAGTTTATCATGAAATAGAGAAACAAATTAACCAAGTCCGTCAACAACAAGAAGAAGCAGTATCTACTTCTAATGTAAATGTTAAACAATTAACAGCAATTCGCCAAGAATTTAACTCAATTTTACAGGAAATTAGTGACACAGTGAGTTAA
- a CDS encoding M10 family metallopeptidase codes for MAILTSLSSIDIPLDSILSGYEWSVSNDRKITYSFYEDDVFKGSYYGTEKKIKEVSNAVKENIRDIFGWLENVIDIDFVEVTETDTNTFGQIRFMNSSSPNYAYANFPYSLSEKISGDVYFNTKYDRLGDTNGFQHDPGKHGYLTIVHELGHALGLQHTFDGGLDAALDNTDHSVMTYNFTGKSAGTYMPLDIKALQSLYGAKDYNTGDNTYVFGSYIDQFTVNGISPLITNNRTKQTIWDSGGKDTLDFSGLNYQSSGFSLDLNPGGLLSITYTTTTDYATAIAYDVTIENVINSSSNDTIYLNSGANTISGYLTSKTTGSDIIYYGDSQDTLKLDYKSKEVTSTQSGQDLILGLGSNGSIKLVNYYLDPDNQINIIYSDINVNDSGIPDSSNNQLIIELDGTTQTGILESYGNASVYNGKSSPQDTTQAIVTYSSDGNEVTIDNNGWKQFSLDDYNITANTVLTFEFKSTKKGEIQGIGFDNDDDVFNNTNGLFQLYGSQDWGNQAFNDYKSSDGWKTYTIKAGNYISGTYDRLVFINDDDKKSGNSSQFRNIKVYNVDELAITVDKNTQTGILESYGNASVYNGKSSPQDTTQAIVTYSSDGNEVTIDNNGWKQFSLDDYNITANTVLTFEFKSSKEGEIQGIGFDNNDDVFDNTNGLFQLYGSQDWGNQAFNDYKSSDGWKTYTINVGNYINGTYDRLVFINDDDKNSGNSSQFRNIKVYNANELSVTVNGITQTTSLQSYGNASVYNGKSSPQDTAKAIVTYSSDGNEVKIENTGWKHLYLNNYNITANTVLTFEFKSTKKGEIQGIGFDNNDDVFDNPDGLFQLYGSQDWGNQAFNDYKSSNDWKTYTINVGNYLNGNYDRLVFINDDDKKSGHSSQFRNIKINESGGENILTNKTLPEMDLTGIARNQPLVGLQELVEQAKETPPTDTLDLGNKTQTEYNQNILASLAAIAGLNNSQSDVILDHNCQTSLDAISAGQNGDTSNHILI; via the coding sequence ATGGCAATTCTTACTTCTTTATCTTCAATCGATATCCCGTTGGATAGTATTTTATCCGGTTATGAATGGTCAGTATCTAATGACCGAAAGATTACTTATAGCTTCTATGAAGATGACGTTTTTAAAGGGTCATATTATGGCACTGAGAAGAAGATCAAAGAAGTTAGTAATGCTGTAAAAGAAAACATAAGAGACATTTTTGGCTGGCTAGAAAATGTTATTGATATTGACTTTGTAGAAGTTACAGAGACTGATACAAATACCTTTGGTCAAATCCGTTTTATGAATTCGAGTAGTCCAAATTATGCCTATGCTAATTTTCCCTATAGTTTATCTGAAAAGATATCAGGAGACGTTTATTTTAATACCAAATATGATCGTTTAGGAGATACGAATGGTTTTCAACATGATCCTGGAAAGCATGGTTATCTAACCATTGTTCATGAATTAGGTCATGCGTTAGGATTACAACATACTTTCGACGGTGGCTTAGATGCGGCTTTAGATAATACAGATCACTCAGTAATGACTTACAATTTTACTGGGAAATCTGCGGGAACTTATATGCCCCTTGATATTAAAGCATTACAGAGTTTATATGGGGCTAAAGACTATAATACTGGGGACAATACTTATGTTTTTGGTAGTTACATTGATCAATTTACTGTTAACGGAATCTCACCCCTTATTACTAATAACAGAACCAAACAAACAATTTGGGATTCAGGGGGGAAGGATACCCTAGATTTTTCGGGATTAAATTATCAAAGTAGCGGATTTTCTCTCGACTTAAATCCTGGTGGTCTTCTTAGTATAACTTACACAACTACGACGGATTATGCTACCGCGATCGCCTATGATGTGACGATAGAAAATGTGATAAATTCTAGCAGTAATGATACAATTTATCTAAATAGTGGTGCGAATACCATTAGTGGATATCTGACCAGCAAAACCACAGGCAGTGATATTATTTACTATGGAGACAGTCAAGATACCTTAAAATTAGACTACAAATCCAAGGAAGTTACCAGTACCCAAAGTGGCCAAGATCTGATTTTGGGGTTAGGCAGTAATGGTTCAATTAAGTTAGTAAATTATTATCTTGATCCTGATAATCAGATCAATATTATTTACAGTGATATTAATGTTAATGATAGTGGTATTCCAGATAGTAGCAATAACCAACTTATCATAGAATTGGACGGAACCACCCAAACAGGAATTCTAGAATCCTATGGTAATGCTTCCGTTTACAATGGTAAAAGTTCCCCTCAAGATACCACCCAAGCAATTGTTACCTATTCCTCTGATGGTAACGAGGTGACAATTGACAATAATGGATGGAAACAGTTTTCCCTTGATGATTATAATATTACGGCCAATACTGTCTTAACTTTTGAGTTTAAAAGTACCAAGAAAGGAGAAATTCAGGGGATTGGATTTGACAATGATGATGATGTTTTTAATAATACCAATGGTCTTTTTCAACTCTACGGTAGTCAAGACTGGGGAAATCAAGCCTTTAATGATTATAAATCCAGTGATGGTTGGAAAACCTATACTATCAAGGCGGGGAACTATATTAGCGGAACTTATGATCGTTTAGTTTTCATCAATGATGATGATAAAAAAAGTGGCAATTCCAGTCAATTTCGTAATATTAAAGTTTACAACGTCGATGAATTGGCTATAACAGTTGACAAAAACACCCAAACAGGAATTCTAGAATCCTATGGTAATGCTTCCGTTTACAATGGTAAAAGTTCCCCTCAAGATACCACCCAAGCAATTGTTACCTATTCCTCTGATGGTAACGAGGTGACAATTGACAATAATGGATGGAAACAGTTTTCCCTTGATGATTATAATATTACGGCCAATACTGTCTTAACTTTTGAGTTTAAAAGTAGCAAAGAAGGAGAAATTCAGGGGATTGGTTTTGACAATAACGATGATGTTTTTGATAATACCAATGGTCTTTTTCAACTCTACGGTAGTCAAGACTGGGGAAATCAAGCCTTTAATGATTATAAATCTAGTGATGGTTGGAAAACCTATACTATCAATGTGGGGAACTATATTAACGGAACTTATGATCGTTTAGTTTTCATCAATGATGATGATAAAAACAGTGGCAATTCCAGTCAATTTCGTAATATTAAAGTTTATAACGCCAACGAATTGTCTGTCACAGTTAACGGAATCACTCAAACGACTTCTCTACAATCCTATGGTAATGCTTCCGTTTACAATGGTAAAAGTTCCCCTCAAGATACCGCCAAAGCAATTGTTACCTATTCCTCTGATGGTAACGAGGTGAAAATTGAGAATACTGGCTGGAAACATTTATACCTTAATAATTATAATATTACGGCTAATACTGTCTTAACTTTTGAGTTTAAAAGTACCAAGAAAGGAGAAATTCAGGGAATTGGTTTTGACAATAACGATGATGTTTTTGATAATCCCGATGGTCTTTTTCAACTCTACGGTAGTCAAGACTGGGGAAATCAAGCCTTTAATGATTATAAATCCAGTAATGATTGGAAAACCTATACTATCAATGTGGGAAACTATCTTAACGGAAATTATGATCGTTTAGTTTTCATCAATGATGATGATAAAAAAAGTGGCCATTCCAGTCAATTTCGTAATATTAAAATCAATGAAAGTGGGGGTGAGAATATTCTGACAAACAAGACTTTACCAGAGATGGATTTAACAGGTATTGCCAGAAATCAACCATTAGTTGGACTACAAGAATTAGTTGAGCAAGCAAAGGAAACCCCACCAACAGATACTTTGGACTTAGGGAATAAAACTCAGACCGAGTATAATCAGAATATATTGGCAAGTTTAGCCGCTATTGCGGGGTTGAATAATTCACAATCTGATGTCATCCTAGATCATAACTGTCAAACATCTTTGGATGCAATTTCTGCGGGACAAAATGGCGATACCAGTAATCATATTTTGATCTAA
- a CDS encoding DUF2281 domain-containing protein, protein MTQTITPEQTLLEQFKTLTPQQQQEVINFIEFLQFKAEKSETHQEEKQISALESAGDLVGCLDSGKGDLSLKKKEFKKKTLK, encoded by the coding sequence ATGACACAAACAATCACCCCAGAACAAACTTTATTAGAACAATTTAAAACCCTCACCCCTCAACAGCAACAGGAAGTGATTAACTTTATTGAGTTTTTGCAGTTCAAAGCTGAAAAATCAGAAACTCATCAAGAAGAAAAACAAATTTCCGCTTTAGAGTCAGCAGGGGACTTAGTAGGATGTCTTGACAGTGGAAAGGGAGATTTATCTTTAAAAAAGAAAGAATTTAAAAAGAAAACTTTAAAATAA
- a CDS encoding GTPase produces MSDSVNSTNGKLDYSLLLLTHLISADQQIHNKELQYLQQIENSLMIDPLTREEKEKILSQDETMLSVEAVAKQVLKSQRDRLLKQLLTLTHIDEFYSPLEHQMIEKIGKIWGLDELKIQYLLDSYSSQFSHQVFSEDRTDLKGILGNDPAYHKALDQCAEIAKEDYKFTKSALKQTQTILEQLRQGIKRQLKSHQSYDERGQGTTEKEVIKQLEGTEELLNNEIIKATNQVVESLHAKERALKYFTIAFMGRTKAGKSTLHAIMTGEGWEGIGVGKQRTTRLNRVYEWQNIRIIDTPGIGAPGGKSDEEIAQTVIDEADVICYVVTNDSIQETEFQFLQQLKEKAKPLIVLLNIKHNLRDDRRLQHFLQNPDKVFAKEGKNGLEGHISRIRRYAKEHYSNDYFPIIPVMLLAAQISQETYDKK; encoded by the coding sequence ATGTCTGACTCAGTTAATTCTACTAATGGAAAACTGGACTATTCTTTGTTGTTACTGACTCATTTAATTTCTGCTGATCAGCAGATTCATAATAAGGAGTTACAATATTTACAGCAAATCGAAAATTCTCTGATGATAGACCCATTGACAAGGGAAGAAAAGGAGAAGATTTTATCTCAAGATGAAACGATGTTATCGGTTGAAGCGGTAGCGAAACAAGTATTAAAAAGTCAACGAGATCGCTTGCTCAAACAATTATTAACTCTTACTCATATTGATGAGTTCTATTCGCCTCTAGAACATCAGATGATTGAGAAAATAGGAAAAATATGGGGGTTGGATGAGCTAAAAATACAATATTTACTTGATAGTTATTCTTCTCAGTTTTCTCATCAAGTATTTTCTGAAGATAGAACAGATTTAAAAGGCATCTTAGGGAATGATCCAGCTTATCATAAGGCCCTCGATCAATGTGCTGAAATTGCCAAAGAAGATTATAAATTTACTAAATCAGCCTTAAAGCAAACTCAAACCATTCTTGAACAGTTAAGACAGGGAATAAAAAGACAGCTTAAGTCTCATCAAAGTTATGATGAGCGAGGACAAGGAACAACTGAAAAGGAAGTAATTAAACAATTAGAAGGAACTGAAGAATTATTAAATAATGAAATTATCAAAGCAACGAATCAAGTTGTTGAGTCTCTCCATGCAAAAGAACGGGCCCTTAAATATTTTACCATAGCTTTTATGGGCAGAACTAAGGCCGGTAAAAGTACCCTTCATGCCATTATGACTGGGGAAGGTTGGGAGGGAATAGGAGTGGGTAAACAGCGTACAACTCGTTTAAATCGTGTCTATGAATGGCAAAATATTCGGATTATTGATACTCCTGGAATTGGCGCACCTGGGGGTAAAAGTGATGAAGAAATTGCTCAAACTGTTATTGATGAAGCTGATGTTATTTGTTATGTTGTCACCAATGATAGTATTCAAGAAACAGAATTTCAGTTTCTCCAACAGTTAAAAGAAAAGGCAAAACCTCTGATTGTTTTACTCAATATTAAACACAATTTACGAGATGATCGACGGTTACAACATTTTCTACAAAATCCTGATAAAGTTTTTGCTAAAGAGGGAAAAAATGGCTTAGAAGGACATATTTCAAGAATTCGCCGCTATGCAAAAGAGCATTATAGTAATGATTATTTTCCTATTATTCCTGTCATGTTATTAGCGGCGCAAATATCTCAGGAAACTTATGATAAGAAGTAA
- a CDS encoding type II toxin-antitoxin system VapC family toxin: protein MQSKIILDTGVLVAILDKSDDFHPWAVQQWENLAKPLLTCEAVITESCFILQDVYGGEDAIMKLIERGTITIDFCLNTEIKSIRELMNRYQSVPMSFADACLVRMSELINNSIILTLDSDFYIYRKHRKETINLIIPN from the coding sequence ATGCAAAGTAAAATTATTCTAGATACGGGAGTTTTAGTGGCTATTCTCGACAAAAGTGATGATTTTCATCCTTGGGCAGTTCAACAATGGGAAAATCTTGCTAAACCTTTATTAACTTGTGAAGCAGTTATTACCGAATCTTGTTTTATTTTACAGGATGTTTATGGCGGTGAAGACGCAATTATGAAATTAATTGAACGTGGAACAATTACTATTGATTTTTGTTTGAATACAGAAATTAAATCGATTCGAGAATTAATGAACCGTTATCAATCTGTCCCCATGTCTTTCGCTGATGCTTGTTTAGTGAGAATGAGCGAATTAATTAACAACAGTATTATTTTAACCTTAGATAGTGACTTTTATATTTATCGTAAGCATAGAAAAGAAACAATTAATTTAATAATTCCTAATTAA